The stretch of DNA CATGTTTAATAATGTTGAACATTACTAAAGTTGTGTTCATGGTGATATTTTATGCCCTTTTATTATGCCCTGGGGTTCATTAAATCTTTAATTATAAAATCCTTTCATAAAATGCCTGCAAGAGTTGCTCAATACATTCAgagtaaactttattttattttactttattctgTTGCTGTCTTCAGGGGTGGaatgtaacaaagtacatttactcaagtactgtagtGAAGAAATTAAAAGTAGCGATGACCACATTAaagcatcaataattataatccagtaacataatatacatatatacatatacatatacattatcATCCACCCTGCCAAAAAGGCAAAAGTAATACTTTTACTTTCGGtactttaagtgtattttgaaGCTAAAGCagttgtacttttacttaggtaaactttaaattttgggactttaacttgtaagggagtatttctacactgtgctACTTTCAAAGTAAgagatctgagtacttcttccagcCCTGTCAGGAGAcaaatattatcatttttactccactatatttatttgacagctatagttattTGTTACTTTGCAGActatgatttctttttaaaaagatgatgaCAAACTGCTGTTGAGATTAAACGActcaacagtatataaagcaaTTAATTATCTGCCCCTCAACCAGCTACTTAATTAAAATGGCTCTTAAACATTAATGCATTTACAATGTAATGCAATTATGTGATAATAATCCAGAAATAATCCAGTAATGTAATACATAACAATATAACACTTACAGTGGCCTTTTTCTTaatgagtactttcacttttaatacttgaagttcctttttgctgataatacatTTATGTAagaaggattttaaatgcatgtCTTTTATTTGTGATGTGTCTTTTAATTGTGGTATTTCTACATTGGGTTCAGTAGAGGATCTGAGTACTTATTCCACCACTGACGATCCTAGATCTAAAGTGACCAGACCAAAAGTCCTGCTCTATTTGGAGCTAGATGAGAGTTTTTCTGCAGGCAAAACTTGATCATACACATGtggcgcacacaaacacacacatacatacagaggGAGTCTTCCTCCGTCAATATTGTTGTTACAGTATAAACACGATGAAAACTTGTTATTCTTTCCTTCATTCCTGCAACTTGATGTGTTGTAATTTTCTTAAATCTGATTGTAAGCTACAATTAgctttttaaaactatttaaatataatgatatttAGGATGATCCCTGATACTATGCAAACTCCTGCAAACTATAAAACTATTGAAAAACAGGATTTATGAGGCAAGAGGGACAAACTGTTTACCTGTTATGATCTTGGAAGCGGAGCTGCAGAGTCCGTTTCCATTGTCATTCGCTGCAGGTTGCGGGGGTGGTGGCATGCTGGGTCGGGGTCTCGGCCTTGGAGCCGGCCTAGAGGGGCGGGGGAGGGATCCAGAGTGGTAGGACGACAGCGGGTTGGCGTGTTGTCCATCATGAGGTGGAGTGTCAGGAGGGGTGGGAGTGCTGGGGGGAGAAGACTCTGACTCCCCCTGGGCCTGGTGGGGTTGTGGAGGCTGCGGGGGTGGGTGGCTCGGGGCGTGGATTGGGTTTTCCTTGCTGGGGTGGCGTCGGGGTGTGATGGGTGGGTGATGAGGAGAGCCGGGTGTCTGGGTGTTACTGGGCTGGGAAGCGAAGGGGCTGGCCTGTTTTGGGGGGGCTGGGGCCTGCTTCTTGGTGCCTTCAGAGGAAAACATAATTATTACGTGATATTACTAATGATAATGGTGTTAaatgtacataatgtaaatTTTCTCACCTCTGCGGACCATGTGTGGACTCGGCACCCTAGACCCACCCTGAGAGTGGGGGGTTCCTACTGTAAGATGGACCGAACCATTCctctggggagggggggtggaCATGAGTTCACGGGCTGGGCTGCGGAAATACAATAAATCcaaatgttaatgcatcaaCATGTCATCTACACTTCACATTCAATGAGCAAGTGACACACCAGTGTAAGAACCCATGCATAATATGTAGAACAAACTGCACAAATTTCCATTAGAAGGCTAATTACATTAGATGAAGATTAGATTATTGCATGAGgaataacttaaaaaaacaaaaaaacaaaaacaatataaagaCGTGTAGAGAAGAGGAtgcaaaatcagaaaataagtttattcaaaagactCAAGGGTTCGATAATGTGTTGCATGCAAATTCAGACGACGCCAAAAAAGcaggcaggaaggaaggaaggcaAGTacgtttttaaaaatagaagGAGTTTGGTCAATCATCACAACAAGCAGGGGGGGTAAAAGTTATCTGTAGACAAAGCATAATTGGATTTTCATTGCAATACATTcttaatttgttaaaatgaagCCAAATTAAAAGGACACTGAGAGAGGACATTGTAGACATTGTTATTggtatcattttctgttttctgacttCCAGTATGACAAACATAAAGGGTGGGTAGAGCTCCGGATTGGCTGATTGGCTGCGAGCAGGCGGTGGAGTACTGTTGCTACCACAGCTCGCTCCTTACCTGCTCTCCTCTGCGCTGAGCTGGGTTACAACCTGAGGTTGCACTGTAGCTACCTGGACCCCACCTCCCAGACCActaccaccaacaccaccaccagcactaCCAGCTCCACTCAAGCGAGGCTGGTCAGCCTCTGCAGCCGGGGATGGAGCCTGGGGCTGGGGCTCGGGCTGGGTAGGACCCCCGGCTTCCAGAGGGGGCAGTGGGGGTTGGAAGGTGGGTGAGGTTAGGTGAGGCTGCTTTCTATTTACAGCGCTGGTTCTACGTGGAGTGGGCTCCGGCTGTTTGTTAACAGTGCtagggaggggggagaggggagagagttCAGGAGGGCAAACCACACGCCATCGGACAGCGTGAAAGAGAccgagagagacagaaaaacagcgagagcagagacagacagagagagttgttgcgagagacagaaagagacgcCACTTCCTGAGTTCAATGAAACTAGTTCGGAAAGAAGAACCCAAAGAGGACACAACCACATGACAGTGAACTTTCAAAAAAGAATAACTTTGAACTGCGACATCACTGCggggacagaggagacagatgcCACACcatacaaacaaaatgcaacagaGGAAGCccacacaaaacataaaaccagcAACCTACAGTGTGACCTAGGCTTTAATTGGAAATAAAGGAGATAACACAGGAGTACACAAGAGTAACACAAGAGAATTATAACTAGACAAAGTGGTATCCCAACAATATtgaaaatggtttgtttttcattaaaatatctgaaaGAGAACTGCTTTTTCATCATGTTGTGTACCAACTAGGAGGAAAACAACTGATTAGCTTCTGAAATCACCTGAACATAACAGAAATGTGGtgtaaaaatcacaataaaCATCATTCTCATCATTCACCAATCAGCAAGTGGATTACTGGGAGCTACATTGGACTATGACACAGCTTTGAAGTCTGGACTGGGCAGATCTTCAGTgggtgtttcagtgactgtgATGGACTCGTCGGCCACTACATAGAGGGCCGACACAGCTGGGCCCCGTGACTCCTGCCTGCTCAGTGTCTTGGGACGGGACGGGAGCGTGAGGGGCAGGCTGAGGCTGAGGTTGGGGCGAGACAGGTACCTGTCTTTACGGGGAGTGTGACTGTCCCCGTCCTGCCCAACTAGGCTGCCAGGGCGTTTCCTATCCAGGCCGGGTTCCGGGTCTGGGGTGGCTGGGTGGGTGGGCATGGCAAACATGCCCGAGACGTTGAAGTCCACCtctgaaagaggaagaagaaaatagagaagagaagatgagGATTACAGTGATAAAATTACCTTCTAATATTTGTTATAGTCTGTGCGAATTATTTTACTGTTAGTTATTTTTAGACATGCTAGCTATGAAATTTGGTCCAGACATTCACGTCCTTCCAGAATGACCTGTAAATACTGTGGTGTCCCTCTGACTTTTCACCTAGCGCCATCAACAGGTCAGGATTTTCATTTGCCCAATAATTTGGTTcattatatgtttgtgtttagtgctaatttgcaaatgatagcatgctaacacaatttgatggtgaacatggtaaacattatacctgctaaacattagcatgttagcgtgtGGCATTAGCTTTTATGCTATTGTGCTGAAAAGGTCACTTGCAAGAGTGTCAGCATGTTGAGCTTGTACATGTCGTTGGAAAGAACAAAAGCAATAGGAACAGtaagaggaattttttttggtccagatgAGTTTGGAAAGAACTCTCAAGCTTTTACGATGGTTgagaaacattttctgccactaAATTCTGCTGTAGCTGCACTCAATATATTCAGAATAAAAACCACATTGTCCACGTTTGTGCTGCCATCATCAGGAATAAGTACACCACCAAACAACATGCAAGGGACATCGCAGATAGTTGGTAATGGTTAGAAATGATCAAATGTTACTGCAAATACAACAGACAGATGTCTTACCTTCGGGGAAGAACCAATCAGCATGCTGGATAATGGGCTCAATGATGGCGACCACGTGGACAGATGTAGCTGCTGCCATCTCTGCCAGCGTCCTGAATACAACCACAGTCAGACAAAGAAGGGAGATGATGGTCAGTTAGCTTGATCAACATTAGCCTCATTAGCCTCAGAAAAGTAATATGAGGTGAGCAGTGTACAAGGTTTTTACCCTTCTGTCTTTGCCCAGAGCAGGTTGGGTCCCAGGACTATGGCAATGTTGCTGGGAGTCATTTTATTAACCTCACTGTCCTGAGCGAGTTTAGCAAGAAACTTCACCAGATACCTGCAACAGAGACCGTGCCATTGCTTTAAAATCTCCAACAAATTGCAGCCCCCGATTTACCTCGAGACCACTTGTCGGGTCACGACCCCCAAGTTCGGAACCCTTGAACTAAGCAGAACATTAGAGCAGTGCTCTAATGAGACGTCAGATAAAGCATCGAAATGGCCTTTagcaaaaataatgagactGGTTTCTCTTATTCGGCTAGTCAGAATCTGAGAAAAACGGAACAGAAAGAAACTCATACATCCACTTCTGTTGCTGAATTTAGAAACGCTGCCTCAGACATACACTGTGGCAACAATAGATTGTATTGCATTTTTGGAGGCCTTATACCACATGTATAGAACAGAGTAGAAGAGAATGTAATAGAGAGGAAGATGCTCTTACCTGAGGTTGGCTCTGTGAGTCTTTGGCAAGCGGTCACATGTCACCCACAGGGCCTGAAGCCTCTTGTCAGGGTCTGACACactgaaaccacacacacattttatattttcttgttaCACAACTACCAGAATATCCAGAGCAACCTGTGAGCACACACTGCTTCCggtgtctgtttgctgctttttagcGAAGAATGAGTGTTATGTTAAagatattatattattaaaagacttgtgtctgggtgtgttttCCTCTTACTTGGAGGCCTGTAGCCACTCGTCATACAGGCCAAAAGTCATTAGAGGTTCAGGGAGTTCCCTGAGGTAGGACTTGAGAGCTCCTGTATGTAAAGAGAAAATCTATGAGAAAATTGATCTGGACCGGATGGTGTCACTTTTTGTGGATTTGCAAACAAGGTTGTACCGGCGACGGCGTGGGGATCAGAGTAAAATTCTTCGAGCTGCGAGGTTGAACAATCCAGCGCTGCTTTGAGCTTCTTCAGCTTTGAAGCTCCAGCAGCTATTCTGAAGAGTCCCTGCAAGGACGatgtagaaaaacaacaactgaatggtgcttttttattttttttttttttgacatttacagGTGACTGGTCTCCAGCCTAAAATTAAAGAAGTCTGTCTGGGCTGATATCAGGAAAGGAGAAGTAATGCAAGCAATAGTGTACCATCCATTAAACGACTGAGAAAGTAAATAGAGGAATTGTTTTTTCTACCAAGAGAGATGTGGCTCTTTCAGGATGAGtatcagacagacaaacagcaagAGTTTTGTTTCCGTTTATAAACGTGTCTTAAATCGTCCTCCTTGGGGAGTCTAGCGATATGGGGATATTTAAAGAGTGTAAGAGCGAGCATGCTAATGGATAACAGatgcctgaacacacacatggtGCTTATCCCCGCAGCCCCAAGGCTAACTGACCACAAGTTGGCCCCAGATGTTTCCAGACTACGTGCCGTCACTTCTAGAGAGCAGTCCATGTGACCAACGTCTGCCTCCAGCTCTGACAGAGTGGCGCAATTAAGTTTTATTCGCACAAATCTATGTCCAAATTCTGGTCAGTTAATCCCTCAACTTTGCCCTAGTTTATCAAAGTTTCTCTCTCCCCGATTCCACCCGTACCTCCTCCTTCATGCCAGTTTCCAGCAGCATCATGACACAGGCCTCAATAGGCAGAGCGATCTCACGGTTACTCCTCTTCAGGTGCTCCTCCAGGGCTGTACCAAACGCTGGCTTCTCCATCCAGGAGTCTGGGTGAGAAATTGGTCATCAGTGTCTTTACGCTAATCTGGCTATTTAACAGCATTTTGTGTCTGCTTTGCTGTCACACCGATACGTTCCCTGTCTAAGTGCATGTAGACACACTATGAAAAGACAGCTTAGGGGAGGAAATTATGCAATTAGATGTGATTTTAGTCAATTTGGTTTCTGGAAAACTGAGCAGAACTGAACTCACCATCAATCTGCCAAAAGTCTACCCTTTCAAGCTGTTAGTAATTCACTCAACCAGACCAGAGAAAAAGCAGATGTAGCATTAGATACAGCATGTGTAAGACAATTGAGCTCTCATCCTAAAttaaaaggagaggaaaatgaaggTCTGTGCTGCTGGCATTCATGATGGAAACAAAAGCTTCACATCATAGACAGATTTAAGAGTTTGAAGCTGAAATATGCAACTTCCTTTGCCGTAGCGAGAAAGGTACAAAACTTGGAAAATGTGCCAACTATTGTCTTGTGATACTATTTGTGATTATGCTGAATTTCGAGCCAGTCTACATTTCTCAACAGCAGGGTACAGGGTTGCGAC from Xiphias gladius isolate SHS-SW01 ecotype Sanya breed wild chromosome 3, ASM1685928v1, whole genome shotgun sequence encodes:
- the arhgap17b gene encoding rho GTPase-activating protein 17b isoform X3 — its product is MKKQFNRMRQLANQTVGRAEKTEVLSDDLLQIERRMELVRLVSHNAHKRLVSCLQGQLGTDTEKRHKKLPLTALSQAMQEGGGQLGDESLIGKMMDVCGEAESRLATELMQHEVQIERDILDPLNQLAEVEIPNILKQRKQLAKLVLDYDSAKTRWYQAAKSNNQAMAAKADSLKDEMDEALNKVEICKDQLSADMYNFASKEGEYARYYVMLLEAQADYHRRSLAALEAAIPTIQMQQDSWMEKPAFGTALEEHLKRSNREIALPIEACVMMLLETGMKEEGLFRIAAGASKLKKLKAALDCSTSQLEEFYSDPHAVAGALKSYLRELPEPLMTFGLYDEWLQASNVSDPDKRLQALWVTCDRLPKTHRANLRYLVKFLAKLAQDSEVNKMTPSNIAIVLGPNLLWAKTEGTLAEMAAATSVHVVAIIEPIIQHADWFFPEEVDFNVSGMFAMPTHPATPDPEPGLDRKRPGSLVGQDGDSHTPRKDSPARELMSTPPPQRNGSVHLTVGTPHSQGGSRVPSPHMVRRGTKKQAPAPPKQASPFASQPSNTQTPGSPHHPPITPRRHPSKENPIHAPSHPPPQPPQPHQAQGESESSPPSTPTPPDTPPHDGQHANPLSSYHSGSLPRPSRPAPRPRPRPSMPPPPQPAANDNGNGLCSSASKIITDGGLVLKGIGRALIPEVIVDQQGESSAGEEPASTLDPRIQTESTTL
- the arhgap17b gene encoding rho GTPase-activating protein 17b isoform X1, with the protein product MKKQFNRMRQLANQTVGRAEKTEVLSDDLLQIERRMELVRLVSHNAHKRLVSCLQGQLGTDTEKRHKKLPLTALSQAMQEGGGQLGDESLIGKMMDVCGEAESRLATELMQHEVQIERDILDPLNQLAEVEIPNILKQRKQLAKLVLDYDSAKTRWYQAAKSNNQAMAAKADSLKDEMDEALNKVEICKDQLSADMYNFASKEGEYARYYVMLLEAQADYHRRSLAALEAAIPTIQMQQDSWMEKPAFGTALEEHLKRSNREIALPIEACVMMLLETGMKEEGLFRIAAGASKLKKLKAALDCSTSQLEEFYSDPHAVAGALKSYLRELPEPLMTFGLYDEWLQASNVSDPDKRLQALWVTCDRLPKTHRANLRYLVKFLAKLAQDSEVNKMTPSNIAIVLGPNLLWAKTEGTLAEMAAATSVHVVAIIEPIIQHADWFFPEEVDFNVSGMFAMPTHPATPDPEPGLDRKRPGSLVGQDGDSHTPRKDSTVNKQPEPTPRRTSAVNRKQPHLTSPTFQPPLPPLEAGGPTQPEPQPQAPSPAAEADQPRLSGAGSAGGGVGGSGLGGGVQVATVQPQVVTQLSAEESSPARELMSTPPPQRNGSVHLTVGTPHSQGGSRVPSPHMVRRGTKKQAPAPPKQASPFASQPSNTQTPGSPHHPPITPRRHPSKENPIHAPSHPPPQPPQPHQAQGESESSPPSTPTPPDTPPHDGQHANPLSSYHSGSLPRPSRPAPRPRPRPSMPPPPQPAANDNGNGLCSSASKIITDGGLVLKGIGRALIPEVIVDQQGESSAGEEPASTLDPRIQTESTTL
- the arhgap17b gene encoding rho GTPase-activating protein 17b isoform X2; its protein translation is MKKQFNRMRQLANQTVGRAEKTEVLSDDLLQIERRMELVRLVSHNAHKRLVSCLQGQLGTDTEKRHKKLPLTALSQAMQEGGGQLGDESLIGKMMDVCGEAESRLATELMQHEVQIERDILDPLNQLAEVEIPNILKQRKQLAKLVLDYDSAKTRWYQAAKSNNQAMAAKADSLKDEMDEALNKVEICKDQLSADMYNFASKEGEYARYYVMLLEAQADYHRRSLAALEAAIPTIQMQQDSWMEKPAFGTALEEHLKRSNREIALPIEACVMMLLETGMKEEGLFRIAAGASKLKKLKAALDCSTSQLEEFYSDPHAVAGALKSYLRELPEPLMTFGLYDEWLQASNVSDPDKRLQALWVTCDRLPKTHRANLRYLVKFLAKLAQDSEVNKMTPSNIAIVLGPNLLWAKTEGTLAEMAAATSVHVVAIIEPIIQHADWFFPEEVDFNVSGMFAMPTHPATPDPEPGLDRKRPGSLVGQDGDSHTPRKDSTVNKQPEPTPRRTSAVNRKQPHLTSPTFQPPLPPLEAGGPTQPEPQPQAPSPAAEADQPRLSGAGSAGGGVGGSGLGGGVQVATVQPQVVTQLSAEESSPARELMSTPPPQRNGSVHLTVGTPHSQGGSRVPSPHMVRRGTKKQAPAPPKQASPFASQPSNTQTPGSPHHPPITPRRHPSKENPIHAPSHPPPQPPQPHQAQGESESSPPSTPTPPDTPPHDGQHANPLSSYHSGSLPRPSRPAPRPRPRPSMPPPPQPAANDNGNGLCSSASKIITDV